The DNA segment GAACATGTCCAAGTCCAGTTCCTTCAATGACAAGGCCTTTATAACCTTTGTCAATGTGATATTCAATGTAATCATTAGATATTCCTGGGAAGCTTTTTATAAATCCTACTTTTTCCTCAATATCAGTATTCAATTCGAGTTCTTGAGATCCACGTTTGGTGTATGCATAATTCGGATTAACAGTAACTCTTTTGTTTTGGATTTTAGCTATCGGTTGGGCATTTATACTCCTGAAAGTATCTCTTCTTGATGTGTGCATTTTTCTTACTTTAGTTCCCTTGTGCAGGTAGGTGTACTCATCATTTAAGCTTCCATGCATACAAACACAGACTTCTGCGATATCTGATTTGGATGCAACCACTGAATCGATTAAGTTGATGTTGGCATCACTTGAAGGTCTGTCAGAACTTCTCTGCGCTCCAGTGATGATGATTGGCACTGGTGTTTTTAACATGAAACTTAATGCAGCGGATGTGTAATGCATTGTATCGGTACCATGGGCTATTACAACTCCATCAGCACCATTTGAAATGTCATTGGCTATTTCTTCTGCCGCTTTGACCCAGTATTCTGGTTTCATATCTTCACTTAGGATATTATATAATGCTTTCACGTTGTAGTTTGCATAATCTAATAATTCCGGATTGGCTTTTACAAGATCTGATGCTGTAAAGGCAGGATGCACAGCTCCAGTTCTATAATCGATAACTGATGATACTGTACCTCCAGTTGACACGATAGAGATATTCTGTTTTGATGGGTCATTTGGGATTTCAGTTTCGCCAAATCCAATTTTTGGTTTTTCTCCTTTTTCAACTAGCTCAGCAGTGGTATTTTCAATAGCCACTCCTATATTGTAACCGCTAGATAATTTTAAAACCAAGTATCCATCATCCGCATCTTCTGGCCGGTCAAGTAAAATACCAGTATAAGAGATGTCTTCCTTGTTGA comes from the Methanobrevibacter sp. genome and includes:
- the gatD gene encoding Glu-tRNA(Gln) amidotransferase subunit GatD, encoding MTYKENAKKYIENYNLGVGDTIKINKEDISYTGILLDRPEDADDGYLVLKLSSGYNIGVAIENTTAELVEKGEKPKIGFGETEIPNDPSKQNISIVSTGGTVSSVIDYRTGAVHPAFTASDLVKANPELLDYANYNVKALYNILSEDMKPEYWVKAAEEIANDISNGADGVVIAHGTDTMHYTSAALSFMLKTPVPIIITGAQRSSDRPSSDANINLIDSVVASKSDIAEVCVCMHGSLNDEYTYLHKGTKVRKMHTSRRDTFRSINAQPIAKIQNKRVTVNPNYAYTKRGSQELELNTDIEEKVGFIKSFPGISNDYIEYHIDKGYKGLVIEGTGLGHVPNDLIDSFKRARDENIPVVMTSQCLYGRVNMNVYSTGRNIIDAGVISGLDMTPETAYVKLCWALGQSDEREEVNEIMQKNIAGEFGEKSSIKDFLN